A window of the Nibribacter ruber genome harbors these coding sequences:
- a CDS encoding oligosaccharide flippase family protein — MAHDKKLTERTFSGFLYLITGSGLQIVLKIGVLAILARLVSPKEFGVMGLALVILELSKMFTQMGVGPAIVQRPELEERHLTTGFTLSILMGLLFSSMLLLGAPLIALFFKMEGLVPVIRAISLVFLVDSFTLIGQALLQRNMQFKTSAMIELASYAVGYGAVGIVLGKMGWGVWALVAANISQAVINALLLLRLQPFPKRLGFDKDAFRELIYFGGGMTMGRIGNFLATQGDNLVIGRTLGPVALGIYGRAYQFMVMPASLFGNALDKALFPAMAKVQGDTQKIGKAFLTGVSMIALLAMPLSVVLVLLAPEIVLTLLGRKWVEVILPFQILACSLLFRMSYKLSDTLARATGAVYQRAWRQIIYAGLVFIGAIIGHYWGLYGVATGIAVALTANFFMMAQLSTRLAGISWASILKVHQEGFLLMIPMGLGCYLLTTLCRSYDLHPALRLTLVGTGLAAQLYLMLRFFHNYLIRNDLKELFHHLIVKKFKKSGKVPKNGKTAPDQIVVPNASTAMSSSTQPDTTCAVVPLPTIQQLLTALHQQNIVYCHWKSNEHLDASMTGDTDLDILFHHGQKEQLELVLADLGFKNFKSIKEKQYKDIEDYIALDVASGKVIHVHAHFRLTMGETYLKGYQLQIEDNILNTRVYDETFGIYRSDPAIELILLYIREALKLRNRDVLMMGFLGKTQYSENVLKEYRWLKERTTSLEMEAFLAAMFKEYGPMLQIMNGGFTKKQLLKLSFLVRKEFESARLYSPVTASLVRWYREITVKFSRKFAQLLNRPIISQRVNPRGGMVIAVIGADGSGKSTVTANLRDTFQKKLDVYRIYYGRGDGKVSWPRKMLTRAKGAFLHAPKKSASGKKIALTTPRKKGTLAEVYRCINALMVANEKRRNLQWMQVAKEKGMLIICDRYPQNQIMGYNDGPLLHHLADSKNPVFRMLSKMEANIYAKAESTPPDVIFKLIAEAEVVEARKPGETLLATLEAKIAGFKSLQFKDTCKVITVDATQPLDQVLSTVKKEIWQAYH, encoded by the coding sequence ATGGCGCATGATAAGAAACTTACTGAACGCACCTTCTCAGGCTTTCTGTACCTAATCACCGGCAGCGGCCTGCAAATTGTCTTAAAAATAGGAGTCTTGGCCATCTTGGCCAGGTTGGTAAGTCCCAAGGAGTTTGGGGTCATGGGGCTGGCCCTGGTGATTCTGGAGCTTTCTAAAATGTTCACCCAGATGGGCGTAGGCCCAGCCATTGTGCAGCGCCCGGAGCTGGAAGAACGACACCTGACCACCGGGTTCACGCTTTCCATTCTAATGGGTCTCTTGTTTTCCAGTATGCTGCTGTTGGGCGCACCCTTAATCGCCCTTTTCTTCAAGATGGAGGGCCTCGTGCCGGTGATCAGGGCTATTTCACTGGTGTTTCTGGTAGATTCCTTCACCTTGATTGGGCAGGCACTTCTGCAGCGCAACATGCAGTTCAAGACCAGCGCCATGATTGAACTGGCTTCCTACGCCGTGGGCTACGGAGCGGTGGGCATTGTGCTGGGCAAGATGGGCTGGGGCGTCTGGGCTCTGGTAGCCGCTAATATCAGTCAGGCGGTCATCAACGCTCTGCTCCTGCTTAGACTGCAGCCTTTCCCTAAACGGTTGGGGTTTGACAAGGACGCTTTTAGAGAACTCATTTACTTTGGCGGTGGCATGACCATGGGCCGCATTGGCAATTTTTTAGCCACCCAAGGCGACAACCTGGTCATTGGCCGCACCTTGGGCCCCGTAGCGCTAGGGATATACGGCAGAGCCTATCAATTCATGGTCATGCCTGCCAGCTTGTTTGGGAATGCCTTGGATAAGGCACTTTTCCCGGCCATGGCAAAAGTGCAGGGAGACACCCAGAAAATTGGCAAGGCCTTTCTTACCGGCGTGAGCATGATTGCGCTGTTGGCCATGCCCCTGAGCGTGGTATTGGTGCTTTTGGCGCCGGAGATTGTCCTCACGCTGCTGGGCCGCAAGTGGGTAGAGGTAATTCTGCCTTTTCAGATTCTGGCCTGCAGTCTTCTGTTTAGAATGAGCTATAAACTTAGTGATACCCTGGCCAGAGCCACGGGTGCCGTGTACCAACGGGCTTGGCGACAGATCATCTACGCCGGCCTGGTGTTCATTGGTGCCATCATTGGCCACTACTGGGGGTTATACGGAGTGGCCACCGGCATTGCCGTTGCCCTGACCGCTAACTTCTTCATGATGGCGCAACTCAGCACGCGGTTGGCGGGCATTAGTTGGGCAAGCATCCTAAAAGTGCATCAGGAAGGTTTTTTGCTGATGATCCCCATGGGCCTTGGCTGCTACCTGCTCACTACTTTGTGCAGAAGCTATGACTTGCACCCCGCGTTGAGGCTGACACTGGTGGGCACTGGCCTAGCCGCGCAGCTCTATCTAATGCTTCGTTTCTTTCACAACTACCTCATCAGAAATGATTTAAAAGAGCTGTTCCACCACCTCATCGTCAAGAAATTTAAAAAGTCTGGGAAAGTCCCCAAGAATGGGAAAACCGCCCCAGACCAGATTGTTGTACCCAACGCTTCTACTGCTATGTCCTCTTCTACTCAACCAGACACCACCTGTGCCGTAGTCCCGCTACCCACCATACAGCAGCTGCTGACCGCTCTGCACCAGCAGAACATTGTCTATTGCCACTGGAAAAGCAATGAGCACCTGGACGCCTCCATGACAGGAGACACTGACCTAGACATTCTTTTTCACCACGGCCAGAAAGAGCAGTTGGAGCTGGTACTGGCAGACCTGGGGTTCAAAAATTTCAAGTCCATCAAAGAGAAGCAGTACAAAGACATAGAAGACTATATTGCCCTGGACGTAGCCTCGGGCAAGGTGATTCACGTGCACGCTCATTTCAGGCTCACCATGGGCGAAACCTATTTAAAAGGCTACCAGCTGCAGATAGAAGACAATATCCTGAACACCAGGGTGTATGATGAGACCTTTGGCATCTACCGTTCAGACCCTGCCATTGAACTCATTCTGCTGTACATAAGAGAGGCCCTCAAACTCAGAAACCGCGATGTCCTGATGATGGGCTTTCTGGGAAAGACCCAATATTCAGAGAACGTACTCAAAGAATACAGATGGCTGAAGGAAAGAACCACCTCCTTGGAGATGGAGGCCTTTTTGGCTGCCATGTTCAAGGAATACGGACCCATGCTCCAAATCATGAACGGCGGGTTCACCAAGAAACAGCTGCTAAAACTGTCATTTCTGGTGAGAAAGGAGTTTGAAAGTGCCCGGCTGTACTCGCCTGTCACGGCGTCTTTGGTGCGTTGGTACAGAGAAATCACCGTCAAGTTCTCCAGAAAATTCGCGCAGTTGCTCAACCGGCCCATCATCAGCCAGCGGGTGAACCCGCGCGGAGGCATGGTAATAGCCGTGATAGGCGCAGACGGCTCTGGAAAATCTACCGTAACAGCCAACCTCAGAGACACCTTTCAGAAGAAACTAGACGTATACAGAATCTATTACGGTCGCGGCGACGGGAAAGTCTCCTGGCCCAGAAAAATGCTCACCCGGGCAAAAGGGGCATTTCTGCATGCTCCTAAAAAATCTGCTTCAGGGAAGAAGATAGCCCTCACCACGCCTCGCAAAAAAGGTACCCTGGCCGAAGTCTACCGCTGCATCAACGCCCTGATGGTGGCCAATGAAAAGCGACGAAACCTGCAATGGATGCAGGTGGCCAAAGAGAAGGGTATGCTCATCATTTGTGACCGGTACCCGCAGAACCAGATCATGGGTTACAATGACGGCCCCCTGCTGCACCATTTGGCAGATTCTAAAAACCCGGTGTTCAGGATGCTGTCCAAGATGGAGGCCAACATTTACGCCAAGGCAGAAAGCACTCCGCCAGACGTCATCTTTAAACTGATTGCCGAGGCAGAAGTGGTGGAAGCCCGCAAGCCCGGCGAAACCCTGCTGGCCACTCTGGAGGCGAAGATTGCGGGCTTTAAGAGCCTTCAGTTCAAAGACACCTGCAAGGTGATTACGGTAGACGCCACGCAGCCTCTGGACCAGGTACTGTCCACGGTGAAGAAAGAGATTTGGCAGGCCTATCATTAA
- the nusG gene encoding transcription termination/antitermination protein NusG, with translation MERNWYIICTKPRRERKVAQSLTELRFPHYCPLNRKVQQWKKRQETIHKPLFGSYVFVQAMEQQLGRIGSLPDVVHIVKWSQKPAVVPEDEIVAMQQFLKTHYNVLFTSTHLKSPKSAKMAEAYLVDREGVQIPANAPLQLLNLPTLGMLLYARQTKKRSNRAGQKVGSMHK, from the coding sequence ATGGAGAGAAACTGGTACATCATCTGCACCAAACCCAGAAGGGAGAGAAAGGTAGCGCAAAGCCTCACGGAACTCAGATTTCCTCATTACTGCCCCTTGAACAGAAAAGTGCAGCAATGGAAAAAAAGACAGGAAACCATCCACAAACCACTGTTTGGCTCTTATGTGTTTGTTCAGGCCATGGAGCAGCAGCTGGGTAGGATTGGGTCCTTGCCAGATGTGGTGCATATAGTGAAATGGTCTCAGAAACCTGCCGTGGTGCCAGAGGATGAGATTGTGGCCATGCAGCAGTTTCTTAAAACGCACTACAACGTCCTGTTCACCAGTACGCACCTGAAGTCGCCTAAATCAGCAAAGATGGCAGAGGCGTATCTGGTAGACAGGGAAGGCGTACAAATACCAGCCAATGCTCCTTTGCAGTTACTGAACCTCCCTACCCTGGGCATGCTGCTGTATGCCCGGCAGACCAAAAAAAGAAGCAACCGGGCCGGCCAGAAGGTGGGCTCCATGCACAAGTAA
- a CDS encoding glycosyltransferase family 4 protein, producing MPKCNPIANPLKSRTMKVLFVCSGNSKNFEVVPFIKEQGDSLVRRGIQVDYYPIVGKGLPGYVKAGLQLRKHLKTHQYDLIHAHFTLSGWSAVLGANKTPVVLSLMGSDAYGEYIGVNKVKFSSRYFTLLTYLIQPFTKYIISKSANIEQYVFLKNKSYIVPNGINKEKFKPSTQDYRTELGLPQDKKLVLFLGNKTNVRKNYVLAKQAVDSLHRNDVELINPFPVTHDQIPKYLNAVDVLVVPSLMEGSPNVIKEAMACNCPIVSTDMGDAKWVLGNTPGCYTASFQPQNFAEKLKLSLAFAEEHGRTNGAQRIKDLGLDADTVANRIVDIYKQATHPLNSPATKTQYAAPLERQQVGIT from the coding sequence ATACCCAAATGTAACCCTATTGCCAACCCCCTAAAATCAAGAACTATGAAAGTACTTTTTGTGTGCAGTGGAAACAGTAAAAACTTTGAGGTGGTACCTTTCATTAAAGAGCAGGGAGATTCTCTGGTAAGGCGCGGCATACAGGTAGACTATTACCCTATTGTGGGCAAAGGCCTTCCGGGCTATGTGAAGGCGGGCCTGCAGCTGAGAAAGCATTTAAAAACTCACCAGTATGACCTCATTCATGCCCATTTCACCTTGTCTGGGTGGTCGGCGGTGTTGGGCGCCAATAAAACCCCGGTGGTCTTGTCCTTGATGGGGAGTGATGCCTACGGTGAATACATTGGTGTGAACAAGGTGAAATTCAGCAGCCGCTACTTTACGCTGCTCACTTACCTCATACAACCGTTCACCAAGTACATCATCTCCAAGTCTGCCAACATTGAACAGTATGTGTTTTTAAAGAACAAGTCCTACATAGTGCCCAATGGCATTAACAAAGAGAAATTTAAACCATCTACCCAAGATTACCGGACAGAGTTGGGCCTACCCCAGGACAAGAAGCTGGTGCTGTTTCTGGGCAATAAAACCAACGTTAGAAAAAACTACGTGCTGGCCAAACAGGCGGTAGACAGCCTGCACCGCAATGACGTGGAACTGATCAACCCGTTCCCGGTTACGCATGACCAGATTCCCAAATACCTGAATGCGGTAGACGTGCTGGTGGTACCGTCTTTGATGGAAGGCTCACCCAACGTGATCAAAGAAGCCATGGCCTGCAACTGCCCCATTGTATCTACAGACATGGGCGATGCCAAATGGGTGCTGGGTAACACGCCCGGCTGCTATACCGCTTCCTTCCAACCCCAGAACTTCGCCGAAAAATTAAAGCTTTCTCTGGCGTTTGCAGAGGAACATGGCCGAACCAACGGTGCTCAACGCATAAAAGATCTGGGCCTGGACGCAGACACCGTGGCCAACCGCATAGTAGACATTTACAAACAAGCCACTCATCCGCTCAACAGCCCTGCCACAAAAACACAGTATGCAGCCCCGCTAGAAAGGCAACAGGTGGGCATTACCTAA
- a CDS encoding GumC family protein, which produces MTDNNQTTQEESLFDSLAHKYVPYWPLFLLLFIFAMAGAWAYLQYLAVPTYKTSATIIIKDEKKGVDESRMTQSIDAFTSNNIVENEIKVIQSRALARKVIDELGLYAPQFEEDKFRAIPAYTSSPIKIKLRNPEEARETEKVYFAFDKGKQQVTVGHKAYPMNTWVNTPYGELMFLPNDNKRDTPSLPLFFAIMHPKKVTDNIISNLSIQAENKLSTAVNLNFTDASPQRGEDILNKLIQEYNQVAIDKRNDLAAKTLEYVNNRIQLVGKELKALENELVHYKSSQGVVNLSEQGKMYLSSVGESDRNLSDINLQLAILSEVEQYVVLKSNSGGMAPSTLGIKDPALTQLLQKLYDSEIEYQRLLSTTAENNPILLALASEIDRIRPSILENIRSQRSALQASRSSIASNSSKYNSVLSTIPRKERELLEISRQQATKNDAYNFLLQKREETVLSYAPTDEDTRIVDMAESSLYPIAPRSLYVYLIAAVLSCVMGVVLISGKEMMNGKLLFLSEILAYTNIPVVAELQYTKTKDKLHQKPTDGFVIEEFRHMRATIGLFGRTFVKKKIMVTSSIAGEGKTYVSTNLAHSLASSGRKVVLLDFDLRNPATTRLFNLTNFKGITEYLMEDIEPYQIINSSESENLFVVPAGSYMGDSTESLLNGKLEDLFCYLEAEFDYILVDTAPADIISGASLLTEFCNMTLLIMRHGYTPMSIVKRLSKNNKFKFMNNMAIVFNGVKPRGLFKGHHGIEYGYGYELNYGNNAYLAKNT; this is translated from the coding sequence ATGACTGATAACAACCAAACCACCCAGGAAGAGAGCCTGTTTGACTCGTTGGCACATAAATATGTACCCTACTGGCCATTGTTTCTCCTTCTGTTCATTTTTGCCATGGCCGGCGCCTGGGCCTACCTGCAGTACCTGGCGGTGCCCACCTATAAAACTTCTGCCACCATCATCATCAAAGATGAGAAGAAGGGGGTGGACGAGTCCAGAATGACCCAGTCCATAGACGCCTTCACCTCCAACAACATTGTGGAGAATGAGATCAAGGTGATCCAGTCCAGAGCTCTGGCCAGAAAAGTGATTGACGAGTTAGGCCTGTACGCTCCGCAGTTTGAGGAAGACAAGTTCAGAGCCATTCCGGCCTACACCTCTTCTCCCATCAAGATAAAGTTAAGAAACCCAGAAGAAGCCCGCGAGACCGAGAAGGTGTACTTTGCCTTTGACAAAGGCAAGCAGCAGGTAACCGTTGGCCACAAAGCCTACCCAATGAACACCTGGGTGAACACCCCGTACGGTGAGCTCATGTTCCTGCCCAATGACAACAAGCGCGATACGCCAAGCCTGCCCCTGTTCTTTGCCATTATGCACCCTAAGAAAGTCACAGACAACATCATCAGCAACCTTTCCATCCAGGCAGAAAACAAATTGTCTACCGCGGTCAACCTCAACTTTACAGATGCTTCTCCCCAACGCGGCGAAGACATCCTGAATAAGTTGATACAGGAATACAACCAGGTAGCCATTGACAAGCGCAACGACCTGGCCGCCAAAACCCTGGAGTACGTGAACAACCGCATACAGCTGGTAGGCAAAGAATTGAAAGCGCTGGAAAATGAATTGGTACACTACAAGTCCAGCCAGGGAGTGGTGAACCTGAGTGAACAGGGCAAAATGTACCTCAGCAGCGTGGGAGAGAGTGACCGTAACCTGTCTGACATCAACCTGCAACTGGCCATACTGAGCGAGGTGGAACAGTATGTGGTGCTTAAGAGCAATTCGGGTGGCATGGCCCCGTCTACCCTCGGCATCAAAGACCCGGCCCTTACGCAACTGCTGCAGAAACTCTACGACTCAGAGATTGAATACCAGCGCCTGCTCAGCACCACCGCAGAAAACAACCCTATCCTGCTGGCGTTGGCCAGTGAGATTGACCGAATACGGCCCAGCATCCTGGAAAATATCCGCAGCCAGCGGTCTGCCCTTCAGGCCAGCCGCAGCAGCATAGCCTCCAACAGCAGCAAATACAACTCCGTGCTGTCTACCATTCCGCGCAAGGAAAGAGAGCTTTTGGAGATCAGCCGGCAGCAGGCCACCAAGAACGACGCCTACAACTTCCTGTTGCAGAAAAGAGAAGAGACGGTCTTGTCTTACGCACCTACAGATGAAGACACCAGAATTGTGGACATGGCAGAGTCCTCCCTCTACCCCATTGCGCCGCGTTCTTTATACGTGTACCTGATTGCGGCCGTGCTTTCCTGCGTAATGGGCGTGGTCCTGATCTCCGGCAAGGAAATGATGAACGGCAAGTTACTCTTCCTGTCAGAGATTCTGGCCTACACCAACATACCCGTGGTGGCAGAGCTGCAGTACACCAAAACCAAGGACAAGCTGCACCAAAAACCCACAGACGGCTTCGTGATTGAGGAGTTCAGACACATGCGGGCCACCATTGGCTTGTTTGGCCGCACGTTCGTGAAAAAGAAAATCATGGTCACCTCCAGCATTGCCGGCGAAGGAAAGACCTACGTGAGCACCAACCTGGCCCACAGCCTGGCTTCCTCGGGCAGAAAGGTGGTGCTGCTGGACTTTGACTTGCGCAATCCTGCTACCACCCGCCTGTTCAACCTGACCAACTTCAAAGGCATCACCGAATACCTGATGGAGGACATAGAGCCGTACCAGATCATCAACAGCTCAGAATCTGAGAACCTGTTTGTTGTTCCTGCGGGCTCCTACATGGGAGACAGCACAGAATCATTGCTCAACGGAAAGCTGGAAGATCTCTTCTGCTACCTGGAAGCCGAGTTTGACTACATTCTGGTGGACACTGCTCCCGCAGACATCATCTCTGGGGCCTCGCTGCTTACTGAGTTCTGCAACATGACGCTCCTCATCATGCGCCACGGCTATACGCCCATGAGCATTGTAAAACGGCTGTCTAAAAACAACAAGTTCAAGTTCATGAACAACATGGCCATTGTGTTTAACGGCGTGAAACCCAGGGGCTTGTTCAAAGGCCACCACGGCATTGAATACGGCTATGGGTATGAGCTCAACTACGGAAACAATGCCTACCTGGCCAAGAATACTTAA
- a CDS encoding polysaccharide biosynthesis/export family protein: MIVPLRKFLSYLLLVQCSLFVFGCSSTKKVVYFNNIQDSVLPSGVENIEPLIQKNDLLSISVSSLNPEASKIFNTPNVTDSEAPDFSGRATSVSGYLVNAQGYIQFPILGNIKALGLTKRQLKESITKSLTDRKLLVDPIINIRYLNYRVTVLGEVANPTVVNAPNEKITLLEALGLAGDLTIYAKRSNVLIIREVEDKKIIKRINLNSTELFNSQYYYLQPNDIVYVEPDKAKVATANPVRQLLPLIFSGLTVVVVAVDRLTR; this comes from the coding sequence ATGATTGTACCTCTCAGAAAATTTCTGTCTTACCTGTTACTTGTGCAGTGCAGTCTTTTCGTTTTCGGCTGTTCCAGCACTAAGAAGGTGGTGTACTTCAACAACATTCAGGACAGCGTGCTACCGTCGGGCGTAGAGAACATTGAGCCTCTTATTCAGAAGAACGACCTGTTGAGCATCTCCGTGAGTAGCCTGAACCCAGAGGCGTCCAAAATATTCAACACGCCCAACGTCACAGACTCAGAGGCGCCGGACTTTTCAGGCAGGGCTACTTCGGTCTCGGGGTACCTGGTCAATGCACAGGGGTACATTCAGTTTCCCATCTTAGGAAACATCAAGGCGTTAGGCCTTACCAAAAGACAGTTAAAAGAGAGCATCACCAAAAGTCTTACAGACCGTAAACTACTGGTAGACCCCATTATTAACATACGGTACCTGAATTACCGGGTGACCGTGTTGGGCGAAGTAGCCAATCCCACCGTGGTGAACGCCCCCAATGAGAAGATTACGCTGCTGGAGGCCCTGGGCCTGGCCGGAGATTTGACCATTTATGCCAAGCGGAGCAATGTTTTGATCATACGGGAGGTAGAGGACAAGAAAATCATTAAACGCATTAACCTCAACTCTACAGAGCTCTTCAACTCCCAGTATTACTATCTGCAGCCCAATGACATTGTGTATGTAGAGCCAGACAAAGCCAAAGTAGCCACCGCTAATCCAGTGAGACAGCTGTTGCCATTGATTTTCAGTGGTTTGACTGTAGTAGTAGTAGCCGTAGATCGCTTAACCAGATAA
- a CDS encoding nucleoside/nucleotide kinase family protein, translated as MKHENVWQIMEVQQETRQEAAFMALAHPTQKATVIEFVGPPGAGKTSNCYCYTAVLRQQGYQVLTLKEIKDHVKKISQTQRTLLILKTVFKHLPTLVVYAFTLALNKIFSLNSILRYVRIAVFDTVLHQHIKTKKVDFVLLEQWMIQELWSATIFRLKSYNKIEKQLHRFYLQTDQVLYFDIDMETASVRITNRTSKLSRFDRMDPQRRLRKLKQYNTYLYNLYLHSPCPVKYVISTKSTPEENATRFLRHLSL; from the coding sequence GTGAAGCACGAAAACGTTTGGCAGATTATGGAGGTACAGCAGGAGACCAGACAGGAAGCAGCATTTATGGCATTGGCGCATCCTACGCAAAAAGCAACGGTGATTGAGTTCGTCGGTCCCCCGGGGGCGGGCAAAACCTCTAATTGCTATTGTTACACCGCTGTTCTGCGCCAACAAGGCTACCAAGTGTTAACCTTGAAGGAGATCAAGGACCATGTGAAGAAGATAAGCCAGACGCAACGCACGCTCCTCATTCTTAAAACGGTCTTTAAGCACCTGCCCACTCTGGTGGTATATGCCTTCACGCTGGCCCTGAACAAGATCTTCAGCCTCAACTCTATTTTGCGGTATGTGAGAATTGCCGTGTTTGACACCGTGCTGCACCAGCACATCAAAACCAAAAAAGTAGACTTTGTGCTACTGGAGCAGTGGATGATTCAGGAACTATGGTCGGCTACCATCTTCCGGCTCAAGTCTTACAACAAGATAGAGAAGCAGTTGCACCGGTTCTACCTCCAGACAGACCAGGTGCTTTACTTTGACATTGACATGGAGACCGCCTCTGTGCGCATTACCAACCGCACTAGCAAACTGAGCCGGTTTGACCGCATGGACCCCCAACGCCGGCTGCGCAAGCTTAAGCAGTACAATACCTATCTGTACAACCTGTACCTGCATTCGCCCTGCCCGGTCAAGTATGTGATTTCTACCAAGAGCACCCCAGAGGAAAACGCGACCCGGTTTCTACGGCATCTTTCCCTTTAA
- a CDS encoding NAD-dependent epimerase: MKILITGTAGFVGFHLAEKLLSRGDEVVGIDNINDYYDTKLKFDRLTESGICEGLVQWYKEVKSFKYPNYRFIRMNLEDKNALLSLCAREKFDAIVHLAAQAGVRYSITNPDAYAQSNLVSFLNILEASRHNQIKHLVYASSSSVYGLNGKMPFSVKDCVDHPVSLYAASKKANELMAHTYSHLYKIPTSGLRFFTVYGPWGRPDMAYFSFTEAILQEKPIKVFNYGQMKRDFTYIDDITEGMVNVIDKPAAPLPEWDGNCPDPSRSSAPYAIYNIGNNNPVALLDFIQEIESNMGKKAILELEGMQPGDVVATWANVDDLMEHFNYKPDTSIQQGLKKFTDWYKAYYALQSLAPAKAAAA, encoded by the coding sequence ATGAAGATATTGATTACAGGGACCGCCGGTTTTGTTGGATTCCATCTAGCTGAAAAGCTCCTCTCCAGAGGAGATGAAGTAGTGGGCATTGACAACATCAATGACTATTATGACACCAAACTGAAGTTTGATCGCCTTACAGAAAGCGGCATCTGCGAAGGACTGGTGCAGTGGTACAAAGAGGTGAAGAGCTTTAAATACCCTAACTACCGGTTCATTAGAATGAACCTGGAAGACAAGAACGCCTTGCTTTCTCTGTGTGCCCGGGAGAAGTTTGACGCCATCGTGCACTTGGCCGCCCAGGCGGGCGTACGCTACTCCATCACCAACCCAGACGCCTACGCGCAGTCCAATCTGGTAAGCTTCCTGAACATACTGGAAGCCAGCCGGCATAACCAGATCAAACACCTGGTGTACGCCAGCTCTTCCAGCGTGTACGGCCTGAACGGCAAGATGCCCTTCTCCGTGAAAGACTGCGTGGACCATCCGGTGTCTTTGTATGCGGCCAGTAAGAAAGCCAATGAGCTTATGGCCCACACTTACAGCCATCTGTACAAAATCCCTACCTCTGGTCTTCGGTTCTTTACCGTGTATGGTCCCTGGGGCCGGCCAGACATGGCGTACTTCTCTTTTACAGAGGCCATTCTCCAAGAGAAACCCATCAAGGTGTTCAACTACGGCCAGATGAAGCGGGATTTCACCTACATTGATGACATCACAGAAGGCATGGTGAACGTGATTGACAAACCGGCCGCCCCGCTCCCCGAGTGGGATGGCAACTGCCCAGACCCTTCCAGATCATCCGCTCCCTACGCCATCTACAACATAGGCAACAACAACCCGGTGGCCCTCCTGGACTTTATTCAGGAGATAGAGTCCAACATGGGCAAGAAAGCCATTCTAGAGCTGGAAGGTATGCAACCCGGAGATGTAGTGGCCACGTGGGCCAACGTGGATGACCTCATGGAGCATTTCAACTACAAGCCAGACACCAGCATACAGCAGGGGCTAAAGAAGTTCACAGACTGGTACAAGGCCTATTACGCGCTGCAGAGCCTGGCTCCCGCCAAGGCCGCGGCCGCTTAA